In one window of Halocatena salina DNA:
- a CDS encoding PQQ-binding-like beta-propeller repeat protein, producing MVEQLSEIGRRSVLTSIGGLAGIGLLSDLSSGAADEAPKTAQAHSASPMSNWPQYRADAGHSGRVEGGVGPTGDISEVSPDAFDDVSDYIYDGVAVDGKSIYVGSQDLVAVNAATGQPRWRFEPTVPDHDYPKGDAEPDVGHPAVVDGTVYASVAFVGPGGRPSRYNGALIAVDATTGKQRWRHDTPGGVTYDEFSTVTVAEDTVVTSVAASDGSATRTVIGFATDGTERWRTQVDEMFPGALPVADGRVYIPSATGIRALDLATGEPVWTALPRVRFAPAATPMVADGTLFVAEEGEPGVTLIALDATTGEEHWRTAYAPETATPDMTIGTADETTVYITVDGIDRTVMALDRADGSELWRTTIDRPAEGTIPLDSFALVGGVLYSGAAAIDPADGAVIWTHPLSVTGPGWRLDAVADGRVYLSGIRPVVLTGTTE from the coding sequence ATGGTAGAGCAACTGTCTGAAATTGGTCGCCGATCGGTTCTTACGAGCATCGGTGGGCTTGCAGGGATTGGACTACTGTCTGATCTCTCATCAGGAGCTGCGGATGAAGCCCCCAAGACGGCACAGGCACACTCAGCCTCGCCAATGAGCAACTGGCCCCAGTACCGGGCTGATGCGGGCCATTCTGGACGAGTTGAGGGGGGAGTCGGTCCTACTGGCGATATCAGTGAAGTGTCGCCCGACGCATTTGACGACGTCTCCGATTACATCTATGACGGCGTAGCAGTCGATGGGAAGTCCATCTACGTCGGCAGTCAAGACCTCGTCGCTGTCAACGCTGCAACTGGCCAGCCTCGCTGGCGGTTTGAGCCAACCGTTCCGGACCACGACTATCCAAAAGGTGACGCAGAGCCCGATGTTGGTCACCCCGCCGTGGTGGATGGGACGGTGTATGCGAGCGTCGCGTTCGTCGGCCCCGGTGGTCGTCCATCGCGATACAACGGTGCGCTCATTGCCGTCGATGCGACCACGGGTAAGCAACGCTGGCGGCACGACACCCCGGGGGGCGTGACATACGACGAGTTCAGCACTGTCACTGTCGCTGAGGACACCGTCGTGACGAGTGTGGCTGCGAGCGACGGCTCTGCAACGCGAACCGTGATTGGGTTTGCTACCGATGGCACGGAGCGCTGGCGGACGCAGGTCGATGAGATGTTCCCTGGAGCACTCCCTGTCGCGGACGGGCGGGTGTACATCCCGAGTGCGACAGGCATCCGTGCGCTCGATCTGGCGACTGGGGAGCCAGTGTGGACTGCCCTCCCGAGGGTCCGGTTTGCGCCTGCGGCCACCCCAATGGTTGCCGACGGCACGCTGTTCGTCGCAGAGGAAGGCGAACCAGGCGTGACGCTCATCGCCCTCGATGCAACCACCGGCGAGGAGCACTGGCGGACCGCCTATGCGCCGGAGACCGCAACGCCAGATATGACTATCGGAACGGCAGATGAGACGACGGTGTATATCACCGTGGATGGCATCGATCGAACAGTCATGGCCCTCGACCGTGCCGATGGGAGCGAGCTCTGGCGCACGACGATCGACCGACCGGCTGAGGGAACAATTCCACTCGACAGCTTCGCATTGGTCGGAGGCGTGTTATACAGCGGCGCGGCGGCCATCGATCCGGCGGATGGAGCAGTCATCTGGACACACCCTCTGTCCGTAACCGGCCCTGGGTGGCGACTTGACGCCGTAGCTGACGGACGGGTCTATCTCAGTGGCATCCGACCGGTAGTGCTGACTGGTACGACAGAGTAG
- a CDS encoding putative sulfate/molybdate transporter, which translates to MTFLRENWRIPTVRFSGGGFTGAIGDSVTVIPIVVASATLTELSLPHLLLGFVAFQIVWRPYYGLPMPVEPIKALAALVSVAPSPLMSWPSRGCSPVERCSWLDGRAHSSASSGTSVSQSFAASRSR; encoded by the coding sequence GTGACATTCTTACGTGAGAACTGGCGGATACCCACAGTCAGGTTCTCAGGTGGTGGGTTCACCGGTGCGATCGGGGATTCGGTCACGGTCATCCCGATCGTCGTTGCCAGTGCCACCCTCACAGAGCTCTCGTTACCGCATCTGCTCCTCGGGTTTGTAGCGTTTCAAATCGTCTGGAGACCCTATTACGGGCTTCCGATGCCGGTCGAACCGATAAAGGCGCTCGCCGCACTCGTATCGGTGGCACCCTCACCGCTGATGAGCTGGCCGTCACGGGGCTGCTCGCCGGTGGAGCGTTGCTCGTGGTTGGATGGACGGGCACACTCGAGCGCATCGAGCGGTACGTCGGTCAGCCAGTCATTCGCGGCGTCCAGATCGCGGTAG
- a CDS encoding glycoside hydrolase family 15 protein, with protein MSYTPLEDYGIIGNQETVALVGRDGAIDWCCLPSIDSPSVFAAILDDQRGGRFTVQPTASFESLQEYVDRTNVLKTRFRTASGRATVTDFMPVPPLARDCQTPMETVFRRLTCERGQVELRVDFAPRFEYARTMPTVEPTKDGVVTQGANEQMFLSSSIPLSVSTHSAGTTTTLEEGDTHWLVLGYGHESTLESDYYREILDDVVDYWRDWVHTCPDTGACPVGGPWHRTVVRSALVLKLLINHETGAICAAPTMSLPEDIGGVRNWDYRYNWIRDSAFTVRALTELGHSAEARDYFNLCLDHCSRGPPSDINPIYGVHGNPVPDERTLDHLSGYRGSAPVRVGNAATDQHQVDVYGELIHGIYETTRYGATIEEDDWTAMCDLIDYMCEAWEEPDAGIWEMRTDCQQFVYSKVMCWVALDRGLRIVAETGFDAPTERWEACRREIKETVLEKGYSEMADSFVSTFGDDDRLDATSLLIPLVGFLPADDSRVQSTIDATLDRLLVDDGLVMRYEGDDGLPGEEGAFLLCSFWLVSALAQSGRVDEAEAIFEDARQHASPLGLLSEEVDPEEGLQLGNVPQAFSHLGLINGALALSDGPDIGHPPDEADVNPSAETDVAKNLQCSATPDYTTQSRSESENQ; from the coding sequence ATGAGCTACACTCCTCTCGAGGACTACGGGATTATCGGGAACCAGGAGACCGTCGCACTCGTCGGTCGTGACGGTGCCATTGACTGGTGTTGTCTGCCCTCGATTGATTCGCCGAGTGTGTTCGCCGCCATTCTCGACGATCAGCGAGGTGGACGGTTCACCGTCCAGCCGACGGCGTCCTTCGAGTCGCTTCAGGAGTATGTCGACCGAACGAACGTCCTCAAGACGCGCTTTCGAACGGCTTCGGGGCGAGCGACGGTCACCGATTTCATGCCTGTCCCACCGCTCGCTCGAGACTGCCAAACGCCCATGGAGACGGTATTCCGACGCCTTACGTGCGAGCGCGGGCAAGTTGAACTCCGAGTCGATTTTGCGCCTCGCTTCGAGTACGCCCGGACGATGCCGACCGTTGAGCCTACCAAAGACGGAGTCGTCACCCAGGGAGCCAACGAACAGATGTTCCTCTCAAGTTCGATCCCGTTGTCCGTCTCGACGCACAGCGCGGGGACGACGACCACCCTCGAAGAGGGAGACACCCACTGGCTCGTCTTGGGGTATGGTCACGAATCGACCCTCGAATCGGACTACTACCGGGAAATCCTCGACGATGTCGTCGACTACTGGCGAGACTGGGTTCACACCTGTCCGGACACCGGAGCGTGTCCCGTTGGTGGGCCGTGGCATCGAACCGTTGTCCGGTCAGCTCTCGTCCTCAAATTGTTGATTAACCACGAGACGGGAGCAATTTGTGCGGCCCCTACGATGTCGCTTCCAGAGGATATCGGTGGTGTGCGAAACTGGGACTATCGGTACAACTGGATCCGCGACTCCGCGTTCACCGTCCGAGCACTCACAGAACTCGGGCACAGCGCTGAGGCGAGAGACTACTTCAATCTCTGTCTAGACCACTGCTCGCGTGGACCACCGTCAGACATCAATCCAATCTACGGTGTGCACGGTAATCCCGTCCCGGACGAACGGACGCTCGATCACCTTTCGGGATACCGGGGGTCGGCCCCCGTCCGTGTCGGTAATGCAGCGACGGACCAGCACCAGGTCGATGTCTACGGCGAACTGATTCACGGCATCTACGAGACGACGCGCTACGGGGCGACTATCGAGGAGGACGACTGGACGGCGATGTGCGACCTCATCGACTATATGTGTGAGGCGTGGGAGGAGCCCGACGCAGGTATCTGGGAGATGCGAACGGACTGCCAACAGTTCGTTTACTCGAAGGTGATGTGCTGGGTCGCCCTAGATCGCGGACTCAGAATTGTCGCGGAGACCGGGTTCGACGCGCCCACCGAGCGCTGGGAGGCGTGCCGGCGCGAGATCAAGGAGACCGTCCTCGAGAAGGGCTACAGCGAGATGGCCGACAGCTTCGTCAGTACGTTCGGCGATGATGACAGGCTCGACGCGACGAGCCTCCTGATTCCACTCGTTGGCTTCCTCCCGGCCGACGACAGTCGCGTCCAGTCTACGATCGACGCAACCCTCGACCGACTGCTCGTCGACGACGGACTGGTCATGCGCTACGAGGGTGATGACGGACTCCCGGGTGAGGAGGGGGCGTTCCTCCTCTGTTCGTTCTGGCTGGTCTCCGCGCTGGCTCAGTCCGGGCGTGTGGACGAGGCGGAGGCCATATTCGAGGACGCAAGACAACATGCGAGCCCGCTCGGTCTCCTTTCTGAGGAGGTCGACCCCGAAGAGGGGCTCCAACTTGGCAACGTCCCGCAGGCGTTCAGTCATCTCGGCCTCATAAACGGTGCACTCGCTCTGTCAGATGGACCCGACATCGGACACCCACCGGACGAAGCAGACGTGAATCCATCCGCTGAGACCGATGTGGCGAAGAACCTGCAGTGCAGTGCAACGCCCGATTATACGACCCAATCCCGATCCGAGAGTGAGAACCAATGA
- a CDS encoding vitamin K epoxide reductase family protein, translating to MTKNNSTQSSGTDEQDHQDDSSDGGMQEPGEMMLNHPLKEPWIQYGVISLGLWLLFSPFTLGYESTLLSWSDVITGFVLIGLSTVTLVRENPWASYANAFVGLWLLMAPLVFHAPTAAGYLNDTLVGVLVIMFSVIIMMRMEMDGATIPEGWSYNPSTAAQRAPLIALGLFGFFVSRYMAAYQLGHINAVWDPVFGTGTVQILDSSVSKAFPVSDAGLGAVAYAIEALMGFMGDKSRWRTMPWMVSFFGIVVIPLGFVQVLLVISQPLLVGTWCTLCLLSAFGMLWMISLTVDEVVAMGQLLKRRVSEGVSLWHAFWMGGHLSEEDAGLDGETRSDRDRPAGMFWGVSIPWYLLGAMALGFWLMLSPAVFGTQGPLADSSHLVGALIVSFTVIATGEPARAIRFLNVPLGAWVAIAPWVFGAPTLVTANGVAVGVLVVLASIPQGTIRDEYGHWWPQYIV from the coding sequence ATGACCAAAAACAATTCCACGCAATCGTCGGGGACGGACGAACAGGACCACCAGGACGACTCGTCGGACGGTGGGATGCAAGAGCCGGGCGAGATGATGCTCAATCATCCGCTCAAGGAACCGTGGATACAGTACGGCGTCATCTCGCTGGGCCTCTGGCTGTTGTTCAGTCCGTTCACGCTCGGCTACGAGAGCACGCTATTGTCGTGGAGCGACGTGATCACCGGTTTCGTTCTTATCGGTTTGAGCACCGTAACGCTCGTACGGGAGAACCCCTGGGCCTCGTACGCCAATGCCTTTGTCGGGCTCTGGCTACTGATGGCACCGCTCGTCTTCCACGCGCCGACGGCCGCCGGGTACCTGAACGACACCCTCGTCGGCGTCCTGGTGATCATGTTCTCTGTCATCATCATGATGCGCATGGAGATGGACGGCGCGACCATTCCCGAGGGTTGGTCGTACAACCCTTCGACGGCAGCCCAGCGCGCGCCACTCATCGCGCTCGGACTGTTCGGCTTTTTCGTCTCGCGCTACATGGCGGCTTACCAGCTCGGCCACATTAACGCCGTCTGGGATCCCGTCTTCGGGACTGGGACCGTCCAGATCCTCGACTCGAGTGTCTCTAAAGCGTTCCCCGTGTCGGACGCCGGCCTCGGTGCGGTCGCCTACGCCATCGAGGCGCTGATGGGCTTCATGGGCGACAAGAGCCGCTGGCGGACGATGCCGTGGATGGTGTCGTTCTTCGGCATCGTCGTCATCCCGCTCGGGTTCGTCCAGGTGCTGCTTGTCATCTCTCAACCACTGCTCGTAGGCACGTGGTGCACGCTGTGTCTGCTGTCGGCGTTCGGGATGCTCTGGATGATTTCGCTCACCGTCGACGAGGTCGTCGCGATGGGCCAGCTCCTCAAGCGCCGAGTGAGTGAGGGCGTATCACTCTGGCACGCGTTCTGGATGGGTGGGCATCTCTCCGAGGAGGACGCAGGCCTGGACGGAGAGACGCGGTCGGACCGCGATCGGCCCGCGGGGATGTTCTGGGGCGTCTCGATTCCCTGGTATCTCCTCGGCGCAATGGCGCTCGGCTTCTGGCTGATGCTCTCGCCGGCGGTCTTCGGGACGCAGGGGCCACTCGCGGATAGTAGCCACCTCGTTGGCGCGCTCATCGTCTCGTTCACTGTCATTGCGACAGGCGAGCCAGCGCGAGCCATCCGGTTCCTCAACGTCCCACTTGGGGCGTGGGTAGCCATCGCCCCCTGGGTGTTCGGTGCGCCGACGCTCGTCACGGCGAACGGCGTTGCTGTCGGTGTCTTGGTTGTGCTCGCGAGTATTCCCCAGGGGACCATTCGTGACGAGTACGGCCACTGGTGGCCCCAGTACATCGTCTAA
- a CDS encoding SDR family oxidoreductase, producing the protein MSTTTQREVVVITGASAGVGRAAARAFAEQGAQVGLLARGEAGLEGVRQDVEAAGGEALVVPTDVADADQVEAAADAVEEEFGPIDIWVNNAMTSVFSPAREMEADEYRRVTEVTYLGCVYGTQTALDRMLPRDEGMIIQVGSALAYRGIPLQSAYCGSKHAIQGFTESVRTELIHEDSDVQLSMVQMPALNTPQFEWVRSRLPNKPQPVPPIYQPEVAADAIVWAAHHDRDELWVGRSTVKAIVGNRIIPRRLDRMLAQSGWDSQMTDESEDPDREHNLWKPVDEETDHSAHGQFDERARSRSYLLWAITHPKQLLSVGLILVALVGAVLFRWRNSEQAHSEAQPSSSSGPTF; encoded by the coding sequence ATGAGTACGACAACACAACGTGAGGTAGTGGTCATAACGGGTGCATCGGCTGGCGTCGGACGCGCGGCGGCACGTGCATTCGCCGAACAGGGCGCGCAGGTCGGACTCCTCGCTCGCGGCGAGGCCGGACTGGAGGGCGTGCGCCAGGATGTCGAAGCCGCTGGTGGAGAGGCGCTTGTCGTTCCAACGGATGTTGCCGATGCAGACCAGGTCGAGGCGGCCGCAGACGCCGTTGAAGAGGAGTTCGGGCCGATCGATATTTGGGTGAACAACGCGATGACGTCAGTATTCTCTCCGGCACGGGAGATGGAGGCAGACGAGTACCGGCGCGTCACCGAGGTCACCTATCTCGGCTGCGTGTACGGAACGCAAACCGCCCTTGACCGCATGCTTCCCCGGGATGAAGGAATGATCATTCAGGTTGGATCCGCCCTTGCGTATCGCGGTATTCCACTTCAGTCGGCATATTGCGGGTCAAAGCATGCGATTCAGGGCTTCACCGAGTCCGTTCGGACCGAGCTCATCCATGAGGACAGCGATGTCCAGCTGTCAATGGTGCAGATGCCCGCGCTCAACACACCACAGTTCGAATGGGTCCGGAGTCGCCTCCCGAACAAACCGCAGCCCGTACCTCCAATATATCAACCCGAAGTCGCGGCTGACGCTATCGTCTGGGCAGCACACCACGATCGCGATGAACTATGGGTTGGACGCTCGACCGTGAAGGCAATAGTCGGCAATCGGATCATTCCTCGACGTCTCGACCGTATGTTAGCCCAGTCCGGGTGGGACTCACAGATGACCGACGAATCCGAGGACCCCGACAGAGAACATAACCTCTGGAAGCCAGTCGACGAGGAGACCGATCACAGTGCCCATGGGCAGTTCGACGAGCGCGCGCGAAGTCGAAGTTACCTGCTCTGGGCGATTACACATCCGAAGCAGTTGCTCTCTGTTGGACTTATACTGGTCGCACTCGTCGGTGCTGTCCTCTTTCGATGGCGAAACTCAGAACAGGCGCATTCTGAGGCGCAGCCGTCGTCCTCTTCAGGGCCGACATTCTGA